A stretch of Halichondria panicea chromosome 1, odHalPani1.1, whole genome shotgun sequence DNA encodes these proteins:
- the LOC135345713 gene encoding uncharacterized protein LOC135345713 isoform X15: MYLTIETNNCDITSKRPCATKLINSGFLQETCSPLIDGITYKCLISTDYIYLVCCILHKEGIRETISNSCTPSTTGLTDISTAATSTVPNLNSTADIPDPPMKDDNDPYIPVYYVFGIIIALIIVVVAVVFSVWCYHKYKLKCVSPSVRDDPGGDNPPNQVGNPIVAIPMENRGAAGARGIDTDGRRQSSPSQEKSQDASQDGSQVPSTTDTKLSAKENELRRRKLPTEETRQEITKEDSDWLPTRTAAPFSEDSGKGCTSKSVMQPFPNTYKPPTVDSIVLDMSSPNVPTASQASDDGNSSYVPTPPKSSSLVRKQDLVTAHMSHLECKDGTQEKPSMSSVVQGYMQSLDQDDQEADAFVVQQKVKVGGDISSAVAHKQRSCFKSGGTDDETHGSVSGKGPLKKHKFPPAHFGNVGVAIICALTLATFVCHGRGYTSTTLHPSLAYKYRWFDRGTPWIRALADRLAYPQMFDLHNLGLAAYCGIFPMTLTTLSTLYNQCQRKTADPTVNDQTSSLAYNYQWLDRGTWIGAIAYPFIFGSPNLRLAVYCGIVLTTLALVIMATTLISLFDQYQPGPIRAPLAVKYCVSLAAIKSCRWTGIAPHVNIPPHLSLQIGAASAF; the protein is encoded by the exons atgtaccttacaATTGAAACAAACAATTGTGACATAACCTCAAAGAGACCCTGTGCCACTAAACTCATAAACTCTGGATTTCTCCAAGAAACCTGCTCTCCTTTAATTGATGGAATCACCTATAAATGCTTAATTAGCACCGACTACATTTATCTTGTCTGCTGTATATTGCATAAAGAGGGTATTCGCGAAACAATCTCTAACTCCTGCACTCCAA GCACTACCGGACtgacag ACATTTCAACTGCTGCAACCTCAACTGTGCCCAATCTCAACAGTACAGCAG ATATCCCTGACCCACCCATGAAGGATGATAATG ACCCATACATTCCAGTATATTATGTTTTTGGAATCATCATCGCCCTTATCATCGTGGTGGTGGCGGTAGTATTCAGCGTCTGGTGTTATCATAAATATAAACTTAAATGTGTTTCTCCGTCAGTTCGTGATGATCCTGGTGGAGATAACCCACCTAATCAAG TAGGAAATCCAATTGTTGCGATTCCTATGGAAAATAGAGGCGCTGCCGGGGCCAGGGGTATTGACACTGACGGTCGTAGACAATCCAGTCCATCTCAGGAGAAGTCCCAGGACGCA TCTCAAGATGGATCGCAAGTACCGTCTACTACCGATACGAAACTATCTGCTAAAGAAAATGAATTGCGAAGACGCAAG CTTCCGACTGAGGAAACTAGACAGGAAATCACGAAAGAAG ACTCAGACTGGCTCCCTACTAGGACAGCTGCACCTTTCAGTGAAGATTCGGGCAAGGGTTGCACATCTAAATCTGTCATGCAGCCTTTCCCTAATACCTACAAGCCTCCTACTGTCGATTCAATCGTTCTA GACATGTCTTCCCCCAATGTACCGACTGCTTCTCAAGCTTCTGATGATGGAAACTCATCCTAcg tcCCTACACCGCCCAAGTCATCGTCCCTGGTTCGAAAGCAGGACCTCGTGACAGCACATATGAGCCACCTGG AATGTAAAGATGGTACCCAAGAGAAACCTTCGATGTCCTCTGTCGTACAAGGTTATATGCAGAGTTTGGATCAAG ATGACCAAGAGGCAGATGCATTTGTAGTGCAACAGAAGGTCAAGGTTGGAGGGGACATCTCAAGTGCTGTGGCTCACAAACAACGGAGCTGCTTTAAATCAGGAGGTACAG ATGACGAGACTCATGGCTCTGTCTCTGGGAAGGGCCCGCTAAAGAAGCACAAGTTCCCACCAGCTCACTTTGgaaatgtgggtgtggctatcATATGTGCACTGACCCTGGCTACATTTGTGTGTCATGGAAGGGGCTACACTTCTACTACTCTCCATCCCTCTTTAG CTTATAAGTACCGATGGTTTGATAGAGGCACACCCTGGATTAGAGCTCTTGCAGACAGACTGGCATACCCCCAGATGTTTGACCTCCATAATCTAGGACTAGCTGCATACTGTGGTATCTTCCCGATGACCTTAACTACGTTGAGTACCCTGTACAACCAATGTCAACGTAAGACTGCCGACCCAACTGTGAACGATCAAACCTCTTCTCTAG CTTATAATTACCAATGGCTTGATAGAGGCACCTGGATCGGAGCTATTGCGTACCCATTCATCTTTGGTTCCCCTAATCTACGACTAGCCGTATACTGTGGAATCGTACTGACGACATTGGCCCTCGTCATCATGGCAACAACACTCATCTCTCTGTTTGACCAATATCAGCCTGGGCCCATCCGTGCTCCTTTAGCTGTAAAGTATTGTGTTTCTCTGG CTGCTATAAAGTCCTGCAGATGGACTGGCATAGCACCTCATGTGAACATCCCTCCCCACCTCTCATTGCAGATTGGAGCAGCATCAGCATTTTAA
- the LOC135345713 gene encoding uncharacterized protein LOC135345713 isoform X13: MYLTIETNNCDITSKRPCATKLINSGFLQETCSPLIDGITYKCLISTDYIYLVCCILHKEGIRETISNSCTPTTSTQGTTGLTDISTAATSTVPNLNSTADIPDPPMKDDNDPYIPVYYVFGIIIALIIVVVAVVFSVWCYHKYKLKCVSPSVRDDPGGDNPPNQVGNPIVAIPMENRGAAGARGIDTDGRRQSSPSQEKSQDASQDGSQVPSTTDTKLSAKENELRRRKLPTEETRQEITKEDSDWLPTRTAAPFSEDSGKGCTSKSVMQPFPNTYKPPTVDSIVLDMSSPNVPTASQASDDGNSSYVPTPPKSSSLVRKQDLVTAHMSHLECKDGTQEKPSMSSVVQGYMQSLDQDDQEADAFVVQQKVKVGGDISSAVAHKQRSCFKSGGTDDETHGSVSGKGPLKKHKFPPAHFGNVGVAIICALTLATFVCHGRGYTSTTLHPSLAYKYRWFDRGTPWIRALADRLAYPQMFDLHNLGLAAYCGIFPMTLTTLSTLYNQCQRKTADPTVNDQTSSLAYNYQWLDRGTWIGAIAYPFIFGSPNLRLAVYCGIVLTTLALVIMATTLISLFDQYQPGPIRAPLAVKYCVSLAAIKSCRWTGIAPHVNIPPHLSLQIGAASAF; the protein is encoded by the exons atgtaccttacaATTGAAACAAACAATTGTGACATAACCTCAAAGAGACCCTGTGCCACTAAACTCATAAACTCTGGATTTCTCCAAGAAACCTGCTCTCCTTTAATTGATGGAATCACCTATAAATGCTTAATTAGCACCGACTACATTTATCTTGTCTGCTGTATATTGCATAAAGAGGGTATTCGCGAAACAATCTCTAACTCCTGCACTCCAA CAACCTCTACTCAAGGCACTACCGGACtgacag ACATTTCAACTGCTGCAACCTCAACTGTGCCCAATCTCAACAGTACAGCAG ATATCCCTGACCCACCCATGAAGGATGATAATG ACCCATACATTCCAGTATATTATGTTTTTGGAATCATCATCGCCCTTATCATCGTGGTGGTGGCGGTAGTATTCAGCGTCTGGTGTTATCATAAATATAAACTTAAATGTGTTTCTCCGTCAGTTCGTGATGATCCTGGTGGAGATAACCCACCTAATCAAG TAGGAAATCCAATTGTTGCGATTCCTATGGAAAATAGAGGCGCTGCCGGGGCCAGGGGTATTGACACTGACGGTCGTAGACAATCCAGTCCATCTCAGGAGAAGTCCCAGGACGCA TCTCAAGATGGATCGCAAGTACCGTCTACTACCGATACGAAACTATCTGCTAAAGAAAATGAATTGCGAAGACGCAAG CTTCCGACTGAGGAAACTAGACAGGAAATCACGAAAGAAG ACTCAGACTGGCTCCCTACTAGGACAGCTGCACCTTTCAGTGAAGATTCGGGCAAGGGTTGCACATCTAAATCTGTCATGCAGCCTTTCCCTAATACCTACAAGCCTCCTACTGTCGATTCAATCGTTCTA GACATGTCTTCCCCCAATGTACCGACTGCTTCTCAAGCTTCTGATGATGGAAACTCATCCTAcg tcCCTACACCGCCCAAGTCATCGTCCCTGGTTCGAAAGCAGGACCTCGTGACAGCACATATGAGCCACCTGG AATGTAAAGATGGTACCCAAGAGAAACCTTCGATGTCCTCTGTCGTACAAGGTTATATGCAGAGTTTGGATCAAG ATGACCAAGAGGCAGATGCATTTGTAGTGCAACAGAAGGTCAAGGTTGGAGGGGACATCTCAAGTGCTGTGGCTCACAAACAACGGAGCTGCTTTAAATCAGGAGGTACAG ATGACGAGACTCATGGCTCTGTCTCTGGGAAGGGCCCGCTAAAGAAGCACAAGTTCCCACCAGCTCACTTTGgaaatgtgggtgtggctatcATATGTGCACTGACCCTGGCTACATTTGTGTGTCATGGAAGGGGCTACACTTCTACTACTCTCCATCCCTCTTTAG CTTATAAGTACCGATGGTTTGATAGAGGCACACCCTGGATTAGAGCTCTTGCAGACAGACTGGCATACCCCCAGATGTTTGACCTCCATAATCTAGGACTAGCTGCATACTGTGGTATCTTCCCGATGACCTTAACTACGTTGAGTACCCTGTACAACCAATGTCAACGTAAGACTGCCGACCCAACTGTGAACGATCAAACCTCTTCTCTAG CTTATAATTACCAATGGCTTGATAGAGGCACCTGGATCGGAGCTATTGCGTACCCATTCATCTTTGGTTCCCCTAATCTACGACTAGCCGTATACTGTGGAATCGTACTGACGACATTGGCCCTCGTCATCATGGCAACAACACTCATCTCTCTGTTTGACCAATATCAGCCTGGGCCCATCCGTGCTCCTTTAGCTGTAAAGTATTGTGTTTCTCTGG CTGCTATAAAGTCCTGCAGATGGACTGGCATAGCACCTCATGTGAACATCCCTCCCCACCTCTCATTGCAGATTGGAGCAGCATCAGCATTTTAA
- the LOC135345713 gene encoding uncharacterized protein LOC135345713 isoform X21 — MSAVIKDSSKTVQMGIRETISNSCTPTTSTQGTTGLTDISTAATSTVPNLNSTADIPDPPMKDDNDPYIPVYYVFGIIIALIIVVVAVVFSVWCYHKYKLKCVSPSVRDDPGGDNPPNQVGNPIVAIPMENRGAAGARGIDTDGRRQSSPSQEKSQDASQDGSQVPSTTDTKLSAKENELRRRKLPTEETRQEITKEDSDWLPTRTAAPFSEDSGKGCTSKSVMQPFPNTYKPPTVDSIVLDMSSPNVPTASQASDDGNSSYVPTPPKSSSLVRKQDLVTAHMSHLECKDGTQEKPSMSSVVQGYMQSLDQDDQEADAFVVQQKVKVGGDISSAVAHKQRSCFKSGGTDDETHGSVSGKGPLKKHKFPPAHFGNVGVAIICALTLATFVCHGRGYTSTTLHPSLAYKYRWFDRGTPWIRALADRLAYPQMFDLHNLGLAAYCGIFPMTLTTLSTLYNQCQRKTADPTVNDQTSSLAYNYQWLDRGTWIGAIAYPFIFGSPNLRLAVYCGIVLTTLALVIMATTLISLFDQYQPGPIRAPLAVKYCVSLAAIKSCRWTGIAPHVNIPPHLSLQIGAASAF, encoded by the exons ATGAGTGCTGTCATCAAGGACAGCAGCAAAACTGTTCAAATG GGTATTCGCGAAACAATCTCTAACTCCTGCACTCCAA CAACCTCTACTCAAGGCACTACCGGACtgacag ACATTTCAACTGCTGCAACCTCAACTGTGCCCAATCTCAACAGTACAGCAG ATATCCCTGACCCACCCATGAAGGATGATAATG ACCCATACATTCCAGTATATTATGTTTTTGGAATCATCATCGCCCTTATCATCGTGGTGGTGGCGGTAGTATTCAGCGTCTGGTGTTATCATAAATATAAACTTAAATGTGTTTCTCCGTCAGTTCGTGATGATCCTGGTGGAGATAACCCACCTAATCAAG TAGGAAATCCAATTGTTGCGATTCCTATGGAAAATAGAGGCGCTGCCGGGGCCAGGGGTATTGACACTGACGGTCGTAGACAATCCAGTCCATCTCAGGAGAAGTCCCAGGACGCA TCTCAAGATGGATCGCAAGTACCGTCTACTACCGATACGAAACTATCTGCTAAAGAAAATGAATTGCGAAGACGCAAG CTTCCGACTGAGGAAACTAGACAGGAAATCACGAAAGAAG ACTCAGACTGGCTCCCTACTAGGACAGCTGCACCTTTCAGTGAAGATTCGGGCAAGGGTTGCACATCTAAATCTGTCATGCAGCCTTTCCCTAATACCTACAAGCCTCCTACTGTCGATTCAATCGTTCTA GACATGTCTTCCCCCAATGTACCGACTGCTTCTCAAGCTTCTGATGATGGAAACTCATCCTAcg tcCCTACACCGCCCAAGTCATCGTCCCTGGTTCGAAAGCAGGACCTCGTGACAGCACATATGAGCCACCTGG AATGTAAAGATGGTACCCAAGAGAAACCTTCGATGTCCTCTGTCGTACAAGGTTATATGCAGAGTTTGGATCAAG ATGACCAAGAGGCAGATGCATTTGTAGTGCAACAGAAGGTCAAGGTTGGAGGGGACATCTCAAGTGCTGTGGCTCACAAACAACGGAGCTGCTTTAAATCAGGAGGTACAG ATGACGAGACTCATGGCTCTGTCTCTGGGAAGGGCCCGCTAAAGAAGCACAAGTTCCCACCAGCTCACTTTGgaaatgtgggtgtggctatcATATGTGCACTGACCCTGGCTACATTTGTGTGTCATGGAAGGGGCTACACTTCTACTACTCTCCATCCCTCTTTAG CTTATAAGTACCGATGGTTTGATAGAGGCACACCCTGGATTAGAGCTCTTGCAGACAGACTGGCATACCCCCAGATGTTTGACCTCCATAATCTAGGACTAGCTGCATACTGTGGTATCTTCCCGATGACCTTAACTACGTTGAGTACCCTGTACAACCAATGTCAACGTAAGACTGCCGACCCAACTGTGAACGATCAAACCTCTTCTCTAG CTTATAATTACCAATGGCTTGATAGAGGCACCTGGATCGGAGCTATTGCGTACCCATTCATCTTTGGTTCCCCTAATCTACGACTAGCCGTATACTGTGGAATCGTACTGACGACATTGGCCCTCGTCATCATGGCAACAACACTCATCTCTCTGTTTGACCAATATCAGCCTGGGCCCATCCGTGCTCCTTTAGCTGTAAAGTATTGTGTTTCTCTGG CTGCTATAAAGTCCTGCAGATGGACTGGCATAGCACCTCATGTGAACATCCCTCCCCACCTCTCATTGCAGATTGGAGCAGCATCAGCATTTTAA
- the LOC135345713 gene encoding uncharacterized protein LOC135345713 isoform X17, with translation MIKFLTMVRLAQVVFRMAPLLLTFGLCQEVRVVVGDESICRFFDDPSGLKRHFIHTLDGFTCDVIGTDNDCVEELRRRGVVTGDCGLLTSTYSKCLVNRTLIANECCHQGQQQNCSNVRDDPGGDNPPNQGNPIVAIPMENRGAAGARGIDTDGRRQSSPSQEKSQDASQDGSQVPSTTDTKLSAKENELRRRKLPTEETRQEITKEDSDWLPTRTAAPFSEDSGKGCTSKSVMQPFPNTYKPPTVDSIVLDMSSPNVPTASQASDDGNSSYVPTPPKSSSLVRKQDLVTAHMSHLECKDGTQEKPSMSSVVQGYMQSLDQDDQEADAFVVQQKVKVGGDISSAVAHKQRSCFKSGGTDDETHGSVSGKGPLKKHKFPPAHFGNVGVAIICALTLATFVCHGRGYTSTTLHPSLAYKYRWFDRGTPWIRALADRLAYPQMFDLHNLGLAAYCGIFPMTLTTLSTLYNQCQRKTADPTVNDQTSSLAYNYQWLDRGTWIGAIAYPFIFGSPNLRLAVYCGIVLTTLALVIMATTLISLFDQYQPGPIRAPLAVKYCVSLAAIKSCRWTGIAPHVNIPPHLSLQIGAASAF, from the exons ATGATTAAATTTTTGACAATGGTGAGACTTGCTCAAGTAGTATTTCGTATGGCACCATTGCTTCTGACATTTGGCCTGTGTCAAGAAG TCAGGGTTGTTGTTGGAGATGAATCGATCTGTCGCTTTTTTGATGATCCAAGTGGCTTAAAGAGGCATTTCATCCACACACTCGATGGATTCACATGCGATGTGATAGGAACTGACAACGACTGTGTGGAGGAACTCAGACGTAGAGGAGTGGTTACTGGTGATTGTGGACTTCTCACATCAACGTATTCAAAGTGTTTAGTGAATCGTACTCTAATAGCGAATGAGTGCTGTCATCAAGGACAGCAGCAAAACTGTTCAAATG TTCGTGATGATCCTGGTGGAGATAACCCACCTAATCAAG GAAATCCAATTGTTGCGATTCCTATGGAAAATAGAGGCGCTGCCGGGGCCAGGGGTATTGACACTGACGGTCGTAGACAATCCAGTCCATCTCAGGAGAAGTCCCAGGACGCA TCTCAAGATGGATCGCAAGTACCGTCTACTACCGATACGAAACTATCTGCTAAAGAAAATGAATTGCGAAGACGCAAG CTTCCGACTGAGGAAACTAGACAGGAAATCACGAAAGAAG ACTCAGACTGGCTCCCTACTAGGACAGCTGCACCTTTCAGTGAAGATTCGGGCAAGGGTTGCACATCTAAATCTGTCATGCAGCCTTTCCCTAATACCTACAAGCCTCCTACTGTCGATTCAATCGTTCTA GACATGTCTTCCCCCAATGTACCGACTGCTTCTCAAGCTTCTGATGATGGAAACTCATCCTAcg tcCCTACACCGCCCAAGTCATCGTCCCTGGTTCGAAAGCAGGACCTCGTGACAGCACATATGAGCCACCTGG AATGTAAAGATGGTACCCAAGAGAAACCTTCGATGTCCTCTGTCGTACAAGGTTATATGCAGAGTTTGGATCAAG ATGACCAAGAGGCAGATGCATTTGTAGTGCAACAGAAGGTCAAGGTTGGAGGGGACATCTCAAGTGCTGTGGCTCACAAACAACGGAGCTGCTTTAAATCAGGAGGTACAG ATGACGAGACTCATGGCTCTGTCTCTGGGAAGGGCCCGCTAAAGAAGCACAAGTTCCCACCAGCTCACTTTGgaaatgtgggtgtggctatcATATGTGCACTGACCCTGGCTACATTTGTGTGTCATGGAAGGGGCTACACTTCTACTACTCTCCATCCCTCTTTAG CTTATAAGTACCGATGGTTTGATAGAGGCACACCCTGGATTAGAGCTCTTGCAGACAGACTGGCATACCCCCAGATGTTTGACCTCCATAATCTAGGACTAGCTGCATACTGTGGTATCTTCCCGATGACCTTAACTACGTTGAGTACCCTGTACAACCAATGTCAACGTAAGACTGCCGACCCAACTGTGAACGATCAAACCTCTTCTCTAG CTTATAATTACCAATGGCTTGATAGAGGCACCTGGATCGGAGCTATTGCGTACCCATTCATCTTTGGTTCCCCTAATCTACGACTAGCCGTATACTGTGGAATCGTACTGACGACATTGGCCCTCGTCATCATGGCAACAACACTCATCTCTCTGTTTGACCAATATCAGCCTGGGCCCATCCGTGCTCCTTTAGCTGTAAAGTATTGTGTTTCTCTGG CTGCTATAAAGTCCTGCAGATGGACTGGCATAGCACCTCATGTGAACATCCCTCCCCACCTCTCATTGCAGATTGGAGCAGCATCAGCATTTTAA
- the LOC135345713 gene encoding uncharacterized protein LOC135345713 isoform X11 yields the protein MYLTIETNNCDITSKRPCATKLINSGFLQETCSPLIDGITYKCLISTDYIYLVCCILHKEGIRETISNSCTPTTSTQGTTGLTGTCTYISTAATSTVPNLNSTADIPDPPMKDDNDPYIPVYYVFGIIIALIIVVVAVVFSVWCYHKYKLKCVSPSVRDDPGGDNPPNQVGNPIVAIPMENRGAAGARGIDTDGRRQSSPSQEKSQDASQDGSQVPSTTDTKLSAKENELRRRKLPTEETRQEITKEDSDWLPTRTAAPFSEDSGKGCTSKSVMQPFPNTYKPPTVDSIVLDMSSPNVPTASQASDDGNSSYVPTPPKSSSLVRKQDLVTAHMSHLECKDGTQEKPSMSSVVQGYMQSLDQDDQEADAFVVQQKVKVGGDISSAVAHKQRSCFKSGGTDDETHGSVSGKGPLKKHKFPPAHFGNVGVAIICALTLATFVCHGRGYTSTTLHPSLAYKYRWFDRGTPWIRALADRLAYPQMFDLHNLGLAAYCGIFPMTLTTLSTLYNQCQRKTADPTVNDQTSSLAYNYQWLDRGTWIGAIAYPFIFGSPNLRLAVYCGIVLTTLALVIMATTLISLFDQYQPGPIRAPLAVKYCVSLAAIKSCRWTGIAPHVNIPPHLSLQIGAASAF from the exons atgtaccttacaATTGAAACAAACAATTGTGACATAACCTCAAAGAGACCCTGTGCCACTAAACTCATAAACTCTGGATTTCTCCAAGAAACCTGCTCTCCTTTAATTGATGGAATCACCTATAAATGCTTAATTAGCACCGACTACATTTATCTTGTCTGCTGTATATTGCATAAAGAGGGTATTCGCGAAACAATCTCTAACTCCTGCACTCCAA CAACCTCTACTCAAGGCACTACCGGACtgacaggtacatgtacat ACATTTCAACTGCTGCAACCTCAACTGTGCCCAATCTCAACAGTACAGCAG ATATCCCTGACCCACCCATGAAGGATGATAATG ACCCATACATTCCAGTATATTATGTTTTTGGAATCATCATCGCCCTTATCATCGTGGTGGTGGCGGTAGTATTCAGCGTCTGGTGTTATCATAAATATAAACTTAAATGTGTTTCTCCGTCAGTTCGTGATGATCCTGGTGGAGATAACCCACCTAATCAAG TAGGAAATCCAATTGTTGCGATTCCTATGGAAAATAGAGGCGCTGCCGGGGCCAGGGGTATTGACACTGACGGTCGTAGACAATCCAGTCCATCTCAGGAGAAGTCCCAGGACGCA TCTCAAGATGGATCGCAAGTACCGTCTACTACCGATACGAAACTATCTGCTAAAGAAAATGAATTGCGAAGACGCAAG CTTCCGACTGAGGAAACTAGACAGGAAATCACGAAAGAAG ACTCAGACTGGCTCCCTACTAGGACAGCTGCACCTTTCAGTGAAGATTCGGGCAAGGGTTGCACATCTAAATCTGTCATGCAGCCTTTCCCTAATACCTACAAGCCTCCTACTGTCGATTCAATCGTTCTA GACATGTCTTCCCCCAATGTACCGACTGCTTCTCAAGCTTCTGATGATGGAAACTCATCCTAcg tcCCTACACCGCCCAAGTCATCGTCCCTGGTTCGAAAGCAGGACCTCGTGACAGCACATATGAGCCACCTGG AATGTAAAGATGGTACCCAAGAGAAACCTTCGATGTCCTCTGTCGTACAAGGTTATATGCAGAGTTTGGATCAAG ATGACCAAGAGGCAGATGCATTTGTAGTGCAACAGAAGGTCAAGGTTGGAGGGGACATCTCAAGTGCTGTGGCTCACAAACAACGGAGCTGCTTTAAATCAGGAGGTACAG ATGACGAGACTCATGGCTCTGTCTCTGGGAAGGGCCCGCTAAAGAAGCACAAGTTCCCACCAGCTCACTTTGgaaatgtgggtgtggctatcATATGTGCACTGACCCTGGCTACATTTGTGTGTCATGGAAGGGGCTACACTTCTACTACTCTCCATCCCTCTTTAG CTTATAAGTACCGATGGTTTGATAGAGGCACACCCTGGATTAGAGCTCTTGCAGACAGACTGGCATACCCCCAGATGTTTGACCTCCATAATCTAGGACTAGCTGCATACTGTGGTATCTTCCCGATGACCTTAACTACGTTGAGTACCCTGTACAACCAATGTCAACGTAAGACTGCCGACCCAACTGTGAACGATCAAACCTCTTCTCTAG CTTATAATTACCAATGGCTTGATAGAGGCACCTGGATCGGAGCTATTGCGTACCCATTCATCTTTGGTTCCCCTAATCTACGACTAGCCGTATACTGTGGAATCGTACTGACGACATTGGCCCTCGTCATCATGGCAACAACACTCATCTCTCTGTTTGACCAATATCAGCCTGGGCCCATCCGTGCTCCTTTAGCTGTAAAGTATTGTGTTTCTCTGG CTGCTATAAAGTCCTGCAGATGGACTGGCATAGCACCTCATGTGAACATCCCTCCCCACCTCTCATTGCAGATTGGAGCAGCATCAGCATTTTAA